Proteins from a genomic interval of Chryseobacterium indologenes:
- a CDS encoding conjugal transfer protein TraD, producing the protein MEIVIVICLLIVIALLVQDKIVIKKSSERKPIQEKSNPKLPDIMGQPRPKRSLSVPNNATESQVEKPEINPDNFDIEYDENENVGIQIPQEELDEVFSNMPDFGEEEEEWNRYELSDGDNGFAQGVTFEELSSVGILLQKEKLEQSQKETAIAIVQKIQGTELFSLLENSMEGTSRKIAELLDSSLSSETETSSSTLRKNDLENFDIGEFV; encoded by the coding sequence ATGGAAATAGTAATTGTGATATGCCTGCTGATTGTGATTGCCCTGCTTGTGCAGGACAAGATTGTAATCAAAAAAAGTTCAGAAAGAAAACCGATACAGGAAAAAAGCAACCCTAAACTGCCCGATATTATGGGGCAACCTAGACCTAAGAGAAGCCTTTCGGTGCCAAACAATGCCACCGAAAGCCAAGTTGAAAAACCAGAAATAAATCCTGATAATTTTGACATAGAATACGACGAAAATGAAAACGTCGGCATTCAAATTCCGCAGGAAGAGCTGGACGAAGTTTTCAGTAATATGCCTGATTTTGGGGAAGAGGAGGAAGAATGGAATAGGTACGAATTATCCGATGGCGATAACGGTTTCGCCCAAGGGGTTACCTTTGAAGAACTAAGCTCCGTGGGGATACTGCTTCAAAAAGAAAAACTGGAGCAATCTCAAAAGGAAACAGCGATAGCTATAGTTCAGAAAATACAGGGAACCGAATTATTCAGCCTTTTGGAAAATTCTATGGAAGGCACTTCTCGTAAAATAGCAGAGCTATTGGATAGTAGCCTTTCTTCTGAAACGGAAACCAGTTCTTCCACTTTGCGGAAAAATGATTTGGAAAATTTCGACATTGGGGAGTTTGTATAG
- a CDS encoding DUF3408 domain-containing protein: MSTDKRRKDFDKPVVDEELIMNIMSGNQSFTVPEANQQQEIQKEIKPKEKARNSSSKKVDYEETFLVNRFPSGRNGKVVYIRPEYHERLIRIVQLTREEKTTLYSYIDNILEHHFREFGDDITDYFNERFKPIL; encoded by the coding sequence ATGTCAACAGATAAGAGAAGAAAAGACTTCGATAAACCTGTTGTTGATGAAGAATTAATCATGAATATCATGAGTGGTAATCAGTCTTTTACTGTACCCGAAGCCAATCAACAACAGGAAATACAGAAGGAAATAAAACCAAAAGAAAAAGCCCGCAATAGTTCCTCAAAGAAGGTGGATTATGAGGAGACATTTCTGGTCAATCGGTTTCCTTCAGGTCGAAACGGAAAGGTCGTTTACATACGTCCCGAATACCACGAAAGGTTAATCCGCATTGTGCAATTAACAAGAGAAGAAAAGACTACACTCTATTCTTATATCGACAACATCCTTGAACACCACTTTAGGGAGTTTGGGGATGATATTACTGATTATTTCAACGAACGTTTTAAACCCATTTTATAG
- a CDS encoding relaxase/mobilization nuclease domain-containing protein, with protein sequence MIAKIGRSENLYGALAYNQLKVENENGQILFANKMIETASGHYSVAQLAQSFAPYLIANRNTEKHTLHISLNPDPKDKVSDDRFRQMAEEYMREMGYGEQPFVVFKHTDIDRSHIHIVSVCVDENGKKISDKFEKMRSMNVCRELERQHGLIPATDKERNQTDKVFRPIDYQAGDVKSQIASVIRHLPNYYKFQTLGEYNALLSLFNITTEKIEGELQGKMQKGLLYIPLNEKGERAGHPFKASLFGKNAGLPALELHFVKCKEDLKDHPTKPTIKAAVTIAQQSKNDEQGFKKQLVEQGINVVVRRNDTGRIYGITFIDHNSKTVWNGSRLAKELSANTFNDYWNNNIKPEVKEPVELQSKISKPNDADLPTEEPHHLFDFLNTTEKYEDGLIEALGGLLPEAQGEDYEEQDFANKMKKKRKRKRGQ encoded by the coding sequence ATGATAGCAAAAATAGGAAGAAGCGAAAATTTATACGGTGCATTGGCATACAATCAGCTCAAAGTGGAGAATGAAAACGGGCAGATTTTGTTTGCCAATAAGATGATTGAAACCGCAAGCGGTCATTATTCCGTTGCCCAATTAGCACAATCTTTTGCCCCTTATTTGATAGCCAACCGTAATACCGAGAAACATACGTTGCATATTTCGCTCAATCCCGACCCGAAAGATAAGGTTAGCGATGACAGGTTTCGGCAAATGGCGGAAGAATATATGCGGGAAATGGGCTACGGCGAACAGCCTTTTGTGGTATTTAAACATACCGATATTGACCGCAGTCATATTCATATCGTATCGGTTTGTGTGGACGAGAATGGTAAAAAAATCTCTGACAAGTTTGAAAAAATGCGGTCTATGAATGTATGCCGTGAACTGGAAAGACAACACGGGCTGATACCCGCAACGGATAAGGAGCGCAACCAAACTGATAAGGTTTTCCGTCCGATAGATTATCAGGCAGGCGATGTAAAGAGCCAAATCGCTTCAGTTATTAGGCATTTGCCAAACTACTATAAATTCCAAACTTTGGGAGAATACAATGCCTTGCTTTCTTTGTTCAATATTACCACCGAAAAAATAGAAGGCGAATTGCAAGGAAAAATGCAGAAAGGTTTATTGTACATTCCATTAAATGAAAAAGGCGAAAGAGCCGGGCATCCGTTCAAGGCTTCGCTTTTCGGAAAGAACGCAGGGCTTCCGGCTTTGGAATTGCATTTTGTAAAATGCAAAGAGGATTTAAAAGACCACCCGACAAAACCAACCATTAAAGCTGCCGTTACCATTGCCCAGCAATCAAAAAATGATGAGCAGGGCTTTAAAAAGCAGTTAGTCGAACAAGGCATTAATGTAGTGGTGCGTAGAAATGACACAGGACGTATTTACGGAATAACTTTTATCGACCACAATTCTAAAACGGTTTGGAACGGTTCACGATTGGCAAAGGAACTTTCTGCCAATACCTTTAATGATTATTGGAACAATAATATCAAACCCGAGGTTAAAGAACCAGTTGAACTACAATCGAAAATATCAAAACCAAATGATGCAGATCTTCCTACAGAAGAACCTCATCATTTGTTCGACTTCCTGAATACTACTGAAAAATACGAAGACGGTTTGATAGAAGCGTTGGGCGGTTTATTGCCCGAAGCTCAGGGTGAAGACTACGAGGAACAGGATTTTGCCAATAAAATGAAGAAGAAACGGAAACGCAAAAGAGGTCAGTAA
- a CDS encoding ParA family protein, with product METEKKTLKISFSTPKGGVGKSTMTALLSSVLHYRLGFNVLVMDCDFPQHSLANMRERDLKTIMQNDYHKRSAMKLYQSINKKAYPIISCKAEDALSKALEYVNQSTIEPDITFFDLPGTANTKGVLTTLRTMDFIFSPISADRLVMESTLSFTKAFLGLPETAESNEDQKMWMFWNQVDGREKTGIYEAYQSVINELDLSVMTSKIMDSKRFRKETDDTLNSVFRSSLLPAEPQLMKVTRMDLFVEEFLKIVNL from the coding sequence ATGGAAACAGAAAAGAAAACTTTAAAAATCAGTTTTTCAACGCCTAAAGGCGGTGTTGGAAAATCTACTATGACTGCACTACTTTCAAGTGTATTGCATTATCGTTTAGGATTTAATGTCCTTGTAATGGATTGTGATTTTCCACAACACAGCTTAGCCAATATGAGAGAAAGGGATTTGAAAACTATTATGCAGAATGATTACCATAAAAGATCTGCAATGAAATTGTATCAAAGCATCAATAAAAAGGCATATCCGATTATCAGTTGTAAAGCGGAGGATGCCTTGTCAAAGGCTTTGGAATACGTAAATCAATCTACAATAGAGCCTGATATAACTTTTTTTGACCTTCCCGGCACAGCTAATACAAAAGGTGTGCTTACTACCTTAAGAACAATGGATTTTATTTTTTCTCCAATCAGTGCTGACCGTCTGGTTATGGAAAGTACGTTGAGCTTTACTAAAGCATTCCTTGGCTTACCCGAAACTGCTGAGAGTAATGAGGATCAGAAAATGTGGATGTTTTGGAACCAGGTAGATGGCCGGGAAAAGACAGGAATATACGAGGCTTATCAAAGTGTCATTAACGAGCTTGATTTATCTGTAATGACCTCAAAAATCATGGATAGTAAACGTTTCAGGAAAGAAACGGATGATACCTTGAACAGTGTATTCCGGTCAAGTTTGCTACCTGCCGAACCACAGCTTATGAAAGTAACTAGAATGGATTTGTTTGTTGAGGAGTTTTTAAAAATTGTTAACCTCTAA